In a single window of the Mauremys reevesii isolate NIE-2019 linkage group 3, ASM1616193v1, whole genome shotgun sequence genome:
- the SAYSD1 gene encoding SAYSvFN domain-containing protein 1, translated as MERRLAQFRAARRAPQPTAAPAPEQRAGPEAGLGPRDRPAQEETRRPGPPQDVAAGAPAPWGARALLSHVAWLKFLLWLVLLGLAAELQFGLPCFVLSLFYWLHAGMRGPGERRPGERSAYSVFNPGCQAIQGTLTAEQLERELHYGPAAGR; from the exons ATGGAGCGGAGGCTGGCGCAGTTCCGAGCCGCGCGCCGCGCCCCCCAGCCCACGGCAGCCCCGGCGCCAGAGCAGCGCGCGGGGCCGGAAGCAGGCCTCGGCCCGCGGGACCGCCCCGcccag GAGGAGACGCGCAGGCCGGGACCCCCGCAGGACGTGGCTGCCGGTGCCCCCGCCCCGTGGGGCGCCCGGGCTCTCCTGAGCCACGTGGCCTGGCTGAAGTTcctgctctggctggtgctgcTGGGGCTCGCCGCGGAGCTGCAGTTCGGGCTGCCCTGCTTCGTCCTGTCGCTCTTCTACTGGCTCCACGCCGGCATGCGCGGCCCCGGCGAGAGGCGGCCGGGGGAGCGCAGCGCCTACTCCGTCTTCAACCCGGGCTGCCAGGCCATCCAGGGCACGCTCACCGCGGAGCAGCTGGAGCGCGAGTTACACTACGGGCCCGCCGCCGGGCGGTAG